Proteins from one Bradyrhizobium roseum genomic window:
- the nusG gene encoding transcription termination/antitermination protein NusG, whose amino-acid sequence MRLLDLKIGDILDYSGRQTRWKAPAGARTIWHIVVTEPGSDKTVARRLEDIDLKPYVPLVYKTILAGRGRRREVSLSMFPCYILLPMPGDGDAWHHVRTTRGVYDFLTVDGLRPATLSEAAIEAIRFKERQIDNKRQQRLALEGKSEWRKGDQVWVDLLPAPFNKMLAVIEDLDDRGRINVLLEMELFGRKSWPVEPKQVARVAQ is encoded by the coding sequence GTGCGACTGCTCGATCTCAAAATCGGTGACATCCTGGATTATTCCGGCCGGCAAACGCGCTGGAAGGCGCCCGCCGGCGCGCGCACGATCTGGCATATCGTCGTCACCGAGCCCGGCAGCGACAAGACGGTGGCCAGGCGTCTCGAGGATATCGACCTCAAGCCTTACGTGCCGCTGGTCTACAAGACGATTCTCGCAGGCCGCGGCCGCCGGCGCGAGGTCTCGCTGTCGATGTTTCCCTGCTACATCCTGCTGCCGATGCCGGGCGATGGCGACGCCTGGCACCACGTCAGGACAACGCGCGGCGTGTATGATTTCCTGACCGTCGACGGCTTGCGGCCGGCGACGCTGTCGGAGGCCGCGATCGAGGCGATCCGCTTCAAGGAGCGACAGATCGACAACAAGCGCCAGCAGCGCCTGGCGCTCGAGGGCAAGAGCGAGTGGCGCAAGGGCGACCAGGTCTGGGTCGATCTCTTGCCGGCGCCGTTCAACAAGATGCTGGCTGTGATCGAGGACCTCGACGACCGCGGCCGGATCAACGTGCTGCTCGAAATGGAATTGTTCGGCCGCAAATCATGGCCGGTCGAGCCGAAGCAGGTCGCGCGCGTGGCGCAGTGA
- a CDS encoding site-specific integrase — protein MSTALVDPMASVRAYLAAEKSNNTRRAYGADWADFTAWADTVNLNSMPAEPATVARYLAQLADGGKKASTIQRRVAAIRAAHKAAGHEPPTNAEGVKATMRGIRRRLGARPTRKAPATAEVLAKILEKLPTTLAGLRDRALLLIGFAAALRRSELVDLEVNDIERRSRGIVLQIRGSKTDQEGKGELIPVPNGRELRPVDALDAWLGAGGITQGAIFRNVDRHGRVGSAALSDRAVADIVKRAIASCGLDAKLFSGHSMRAGFITSSLDRKVDLFKIMKISRHVKVDTLKVYDRRESGFDDHAGGEFL, from the coding sequence ATGTCGACCGCGCTCGTCGATCCGATGGCCTCGGTGCGCGCTTACTTGGCAGCCGAGAAGAGCAACAATACCCGCCGCGCCTATGGGGCTGACTGGGCCGATTTCACCGCCTGGGCCGACACTGTAAATCTGAACAGTATGCCGGCCGAGCCCGCCACCGTGGCGCGCTACCTGGCCCAGCTCGCCGACGGCGGCAAGAAGGCTTCCACGATTCAGCGGCGCGTTGCTGCGATCCGCGCGGCGCACAAGGCCGCCGGCCATGAACCGCCGACCAACGCCGAGGGCGTCAAGGCGACCATGCGTGGCATCCGGCGCCGTCTCGGCGCCAGGCCAACCCGCAAGGCGCCGGCGACGGCCGAGGTGCTGGCGAAGATCCTCGAGAAGCTGCCGACCACGCTTGCGGGCCTGCGCGACCGCGCGCTCCTGCTGATCGGCTTTGCCGCAGCTCTGCGGCGTTCCGAGCTGGTTGACCTGGAGGTCAACGACATCGAGCGGCGGTCGCGCGGCATCGTGCTACAGATCCGCGGCTCGAAAACCGACCAGGAAGGCAAGGGCGAACTGATCCCGGTGCCGAACGGCCGCGAGTTGCGGCCCGTCGACGCGCTCGATGCGTGGCTCGGGGCTGGCGGAATCACCCAAGGGGCTATCTTTCGGAATGTCGATCGACACGGCCGCGTTGGATCCGCGGCGCTCTCCGATCGAGCAGTCGCCGATATCGTCAAGCGCGCGATCGCTAGCTGCGGGCTCGACGCCAAGCTGTTTTCCGGCCACTCGATGCGCGCCGGCTTTATCACCTCGTCCCTCGATCGAAAGGTCGATCTGTTCAAGATCATGAAGATCAGCCGGCATGTGAAGGTCGACACGCTTAAGGTCTACGACCGGCGGGAAAGTGGCTTTGATGATCACGCCGGCGGTGAGTTTCTCTGA
- a CDS encoding DUF2513 domain-containing protein, which translates to MTRDMDLVRDILLRLEQLPATRDEYVQVAVDGEIFRDLKASAPEIGYHVKLLIDHGFILSRSKRHPTIGFLFEGLSWEAHDFVDSVRNDDIWNKTKAGAQRAGGWTFELLRELAKSIIKHELGKYIPGVT; encoded by the coding sequence ATGACGCGTGACATGGACCTTGTTCGAGACATTTTGCTCCGGTTGGAGCAACTGCCTGCCACGAGAGACGAATACGTGCAGGTCGCGGTCGACGGTGAGATCTTTCGGGATCTTAAGGCGAGCGCCCCAGAGATTGGCTATCACGTCAAGCTGCTGATTGATCACGGTTTCATCCTATCGCGGTCAAAAAGGCATCCAACCATAGGCTTTCTATTCGAGGGCCTCAGTTGGGAGGCTCACGATTTCGTCGACTCGGTCCGAAACGACGACATCTGGAATAAGACAAAGGCTGGGGCGCAGCGCGCTGGCGGCTGGACTTTCGAGCTGCTGCGTGAACTGGCAAAATCGATCATCAAGCACGAACTCGGGAAATATATTCCCGGTGTCACTTAG
- a CDS encoding terminase small subunit produces the protein MPKAAKNAADFAEKPLKNAKHEAVLQAYIADPKRIGFKSYLVVYPNSSDAAASTGFSRLLKNAGFAARLSFLDARVTEKVVEQAAVTREQVIEELAKIGFANMLDYARVTDDGEPYIDLSGVTRDKAAAIASFTVEDFKDGRGEDARDVRKVTFKLHDKRAALVDIGRHLGMFEEKHKHEHTGKDGAALVPVININGQKRSGA, from the coding sequence ATGCCCAAAGCTGCTAAAAACGCTGCTGATTTTGCTGAGAAGCCGCTCAAAAATGCCAAGCACGAGGCAGTTTTGCAGGCTTACATCGCAGATCCAAAGCGCATTGGCTTCAAATCCTATCTTGTTGTTTATCCTAATTCTTCCGACGCTGCGGCGTCGACCGGGTTCAGCCGGTTGCTCAAGAATGCGGGGTTCGCGGCTCGACTGAGCTTTCTGGACGCCCGCGTGACGGAGAAAGTGGTCGAGCAGGCCGCCGTCACCAGGGAGCAGGTGATCGAGGAACTCGCCAAGATCGGCTTTGCCAACATGCTCGACTACGCCCGCGTGACGGATGACGGCGAGCCGTACATCGACCTTTCCGGGGTGACGCGCGACAAGGCCGCGGCGATCGCATCGTTCACGGTGGAGGATTTCAAGGACGGCCGCGGCGAGGATGCGCGCGACGTCCGCAAGGTGACCTTCAAGCTGCACGACAAGCGCGCTGCGCTGGTCGATATCGGCCGCCACCTCGGCATGTTCGAGGAGAAGCACAAGCACGAGCACACCGGCAAGGACGGCGCTGCGCTGGTGCCCGTGATCAACATCAATGGCCAAAAGCGCAGCGGCGCTTAA